ATGACCTTTCTTTTTGTAAAAGATGTGAGACTAAGTTTTATAGAGGAAAAGTTAGAGATAACAAGGGCTACTCTGAAAAAAGATATAGAGTTTTTAAATGAAAATTTGAAAAGATATAGTTTAAAGTTAGAATCTGAAAAAAATAGATTTTCCATTGTTGGAAATGAGAAAAAGCTAAGACACTTAAAAGCTTTAAAGTATTTAGAGTATTGTAATTTAGAGATAACCCCTTTAGATTTAAACTATATTTTTCAAAATATAGATGATGAGATGTTAAAAGAGTTAGAAATAGTTATTCTAGATATTGGACGAAAATTTTCAGTGGAGTTTAAAGAGGACTTTGTAAAACTTATGAAGATATTTCTATATGTTTCTTTAGAAAGAGTAAAAGAGGGACATATTATAAATAGAAAAGCTAATTATGAGTTTTTAGTTAATACCTCTCACTATGAAATTGCAAAAGATAGTTTAGGAAAATATTTAGATACAGATCTGAGTTATGAGTTAGTTCATATAACAGAGTATTTTATTAGTGGTGGAGTGACTGAAAATATAGAGGAGTTAAAAGAGAGTGTTGAAAAATATCTGCTTGGATTGACGACGCTACTGGAAAAAACTTTTAGTGATTCACTGGATTA
The nucleotide sequence above comes from Cetobacterium somerae ATCC BAA-474. Encoded proteins:
- a CDS encoding helix-turn-helix domain-containing protein, whose product is MSLKRKELEVLKLVNAGKTVDEILFQMETSERNLRYIIDNLNFYLKKILDKWIEKDRKKLLIHLSESELDRFYKEVYKSYYTLEQEERAEFILMTFLFVKDVRLSFIEEKLEITRATLKKDIEFLNENLKRYSLKLESEKNRFSIVGNEKKLRHLKALKYLEYCNLEITPLDLNYIFQNIDDEMLKELEIVILDIGRKFSVEFKEDFVKLMKIFLYVSLERVKEGHIINRKANYEFLVNTSHYEIAKDSLGKYLDTDLSYELVHITEYFISGGVTENIEELKESVEKYLLGLTTLLEKTFSDSLDYKELHSKLLGYLIPAIYRLRNNFSIKEFGERDEFFSLVESYSKDEKYLPEKLTENEIFHIAKEIRTYMENEKNRVISLKTLLEIVNRNSEVVNSEKLIKELLEVYGNVIKKDF